From the Streptomyces sp. Tu 2975 genome, one window contains:
- a CDS encoding DUF488 domain-containing protein, with protein sequence MDLDRTDSADGFTMPRLELITFGHSTADRGALAKLLREADVAAIVDVRTAPGSRRDPDLSRQRLERWMPEDEGIAYRWEPRLGGFRKPLPDSPDTVWRNESFRGYAAHTRSPEFVAAMDALVRQAGEERTAVMCSEAVWWRCHRRLIADFAVLARGMLVHHLMHDGRLTVHSPTPGVRLRSDGLVVYDDASSPPP encoded by the coding sequence ATGGACCTCGATCGGACCGACTCTGCCGACGGGTTCACGATGCCCCGGCTCGAGCTGATCACCTTCGGCCACAGCACCGCAGATCGAGGAGCACTGGCAAAACTCCTCCGCGAAGCGGACGTTGCCGCCATCGTGGACGTGAGGACCGCTCCCGGCAGCCGCCGTGACCCGGACCTGTCACGGCAGAGGCTGGAGCGGTGGATGCCCGAAGACGAGGGCATCGCCTATAGGTGGGAGCCGCGCCTGGGCGGCTTCCGCAAACCGCTGCCCGACTCTCCCGACACGGTATGGCGCAACGAGTCGTTCCGCGGGTACGCCGCTCACACCCGCAGCCCGGAGTTCGTCGCCGCCATGGATGCCCTCGTACGCCAAGCGGGTGAGGAGCGCACCGCGGTGATGTGCAGCGAGGCAGTGTGGTGGCGATGCCACCGGCGCCTGATCGCTGACTTCGCCGTCCTGGCCCGCGGCATGCTCGTCCACCATCTGATGCACGACGGACGCCTCACTGTGCACAGCCCGACACCAGGCGTGCGCCTCCGTAGTGACGGCCTTGTCGTGTACGACGACGCCTCCTCGCCGCCGCCGTGA
- a CDS encoding SMP-30/gluconolactonase/LRE family protein, translating to MASRTLLTGHGLVESPRWHGDRLYFSDWSAGEVIAVDLAGRSETIARLKSLPLCTAFLPDGRMLLVSSPDGLLLRREPDGTLVTHAELGRRPGWNDIVVDGRGNAYVNSIGFDMMAGAPYETGVVTLATPDGTVRQVADGLAFPNGMAVTADDSTLVVAESYGHSLAAFDIDADGGLSGRRVWADLGDGTPDGICLDAEGAVWYADVPGKRCVRVAEGGRVLQTVELDRGGFACTLGGPDGTTLFVVAARWSDGPEPVPAGSGQVLTTEVTVPAAGRP from the coding sequence ATGGCTTCGCGAACACTGCTCACCGGACACGGCCTCGTGGAATCGCCCCGATGGCACGGGGACCGGCTCTACTTTTCCGACTGGTCCGCAGGCGAGGTGATCGCCGTGGACCTCGCCGGCCGGAGCGAGACCATCGCGCGCCTGAAGTCGCTGCCGCTGTGCACGGCCTTCCTCCCCGACGGGCGGATGCTGCTCGTCTCGTCCCCCGACGGGCTCCTGCTGCGCCGTGAGCCGGACGGGACGCTCGTCACGCATGCCGAGCTGGGCAGGCGGCCGGGCTGGAACGACATCGTCGTGGACGGCCGCGGGAACGCGTACGTCAACAGCATCGGCTTCGACATGATGGCCGGCGCGCCGTACGAGACGGGCGTCGTCACCCTGGCCACGCCGGACGGAACGGTTCGGCAGGTGGCCGACGGCCTCGCCTTCCCCAACGGCATGGCGGTGACGGCCGACGACTCGACCCTCGTCGTCGCCGAGTCCTACGGCCACAGCCTGGCGGCCTTCGACATCGACGCCGACGGCGGGCTTTCCGGCCGGCGGGTGTGGGCCGATCTCGGCGACGGCACCCCGGACGGGATCTGCCTCGATGCCGAGGGCGCCGTGTGGTACGCGGACGTGCCCGGCAAGCGGTGCGTACGGGTCGCCGAGGGCGGTCGGGTCCTGCAGACCGTCGAGCTGGACCGAGGCGGCTTCGCCTGCACGCTCGGCGGCCCCGACGGCACGACACTGTTCGTGGTCGCGGCCCGGTGGAGCGACGGACCGGAACCGGTCCCGGCGGGCAGCGGCCAGGTCCTCACGACAGAGGTCACCGTACCGGCGGCGGGTCGGCCGTGA